CTCAGAGCATTGTGCCAGGCTCACTTAGATAAGCGAATTGAACCATTTGAATTGGAAGCTGACGTCCAGTACCCCGGTTCCCCGACCAGCAAAGACGCGAGCGGCGGAAACACTATCCGCAGACTGTTGCTAGCGTATCAACGAGACGCACTATTTCGGAGCTATGCCGAGGCACCAGAGATTATTGCCGCCATTTCGAAAATTCTTGATTGCGACACGGTTCTGCTTAATCCCAACCACCACAATTGCGTAATGACCAAACAACCGCAATACAGCTCGGAAACCATGTGGCACCGAGACACTCGGTATTGGAATTTCAGCGATAAATATTTAATTAACGCGTGGTTTGCGCTTGGCGACGAACAACTAGAAAACGGCGCAATGAAGATCTTGCCCGGCTCGCATCGCTGGGATGTTCGGGAGTCCGCACTAGACGAGGCGCAGTTTTTACGAATCGACCATCCAGATAACCGCGACCGCCTACCGACTCAACGCCTGGTTCCGCTCAACGCTGGCGACGTTCTTTTATTCAGCGCCCATTGCTTTCACGCTGCAGGTAAAAACACCACCACTAAACCGAAGTTTTCGATGGTCTACACTTACCACGCAGAATCGACGCAACCAATAGCTGGCACACACTCCGCCAGCCGACCGGAGATACCGCTGGCACTGAAGTAATTTACAGGAAGTAATTTATAGAAAGTAGCGGGTTAAATCACATCATCCTCGAGCAGGGTAAGCACACGATGATTAATACTGCTTTGCCTGACATACCCATACTTGAGTAAAACCACGCGCAACAACAATAATGTTGCGCAACAATCCTCACCTACCCCCGCGCTAGTCTATTTGTGTAATAGATTTAGCTATTTGATCGGTGTTTACTAGCACCATGAACAGCCAACCATATACACGACCACTCGCTGCAGCGAGCACGTCGACTCCGATACCCCCGCAATCCGACACTTACATAGCTAATATGCAGAGGTCACAGCACATGCTGCACACCAACACATCCAATGACAACAGCTCGGTAGTTATTGATCCCAATCTGGCTAGTTTAGCTGGCCAAGCCTCAGCGGCGGCCTACGCCGACTATGCGCACTCAAATGACCCCGCGCATGTACCTGCCGCAATCTACAGCGGAGCTCATTCATATAGTTATTTAATGCGCTTCAGCGGCTTCGATGCGGTCGCTTGGGGCAGCGGTAAAGAGGAAAGATTCGGCCTTGTCTACCAGTCGACCAAGCACAGCGATGAATATCTATTCGCATTTCGCGGCACCTCATCAGTTTATGATATGTGGGAAGACTTAGACTCAACGGGCACCACGGAGTTTCGCCCACATCAGCCGAGCAAGAGCTTCCCCAACGATATCCAAGTTGGCGCTGGATTCAATCGACTTTACTCCAGCAAAAGCATGTCAATGTCCGCTAGCATGCAACAGCAACTATTTAATACCATTAAAGCACTACCACAAACACCAAAGAAAATATTCATTACCGGCCACAGCCTTGGTTCGGCTCTAGCCAGCCTGTTTACCTTGGATCTTGCCACCAGCCAGCCGAGCATTGAGTTATTTGCAATTAATTTTGCCAGCCCGCGAGTTGGTACTAGAGCATGGCAGAAGTGTTACGACACTCAGTATCGCTTAAAAGACAGCACAATTAGAATTCGCAACAATTACGACCTGATTACCAACGTTCCTTTTGACGCTGCCCCGTTTAATTTCCAGCATGTGGGCACTGAATTTGAAGTGTCTTTTACTGTCGATAGCTACATGCATGACCCAGTCATAATCATAGAAGCGTGGCATTCACTGAGCAATTATCGATACGTCGTTGACCGCGCAACCATGCGGTCACCCGAAATTTGGCTAGGTGAGTTTTTCGACCAAGCTATCACTCACACCAGCTGGCCAATGACCAGCTACGCGCCAGACCAGCAATCACTTAACTGGGAACAAGGCAACCTCATGAAAGTTCGCCGAGACTTAGAGGCAGTAGCAGACTACATGTAAATCAATCTGCGACACCTCCTAGCTCGATGTCGCCGTTACTCTACAAACGGCAAATTCGCTTTCACTGTCAATGGATGATAACCATCGCGAGCTTCAGCAAATGCTTTTTGCCCTAACGCTTTACCTTTTTCGGACTTAGCCAACTCGCGATAAAGTGGTTTAACCAACTTATTTCGCCCAATCGACGTCAAATAGCTGTGTAATCTCGGTAATGCAGGCTCATACCAATTCTTGATACTCATTAATAACCAGCTATGCGCAATCTCATTATTACGCGACTCGGTTAAGCCAAACGCATTATCCAAATCCGCTAATTGTTCTTGGCTAAGTGCCTCAGGCATATTGTTCAAGAAATACAACCACTGATGTACCGTCCAATCTTTGGTCTCGATATCGCTGGCTGCACGCTCACCGCCTAACCACTGCATCCGCGCGGTATCGACCTTGGTAAAGGCATCGGACTCTTCCAATGGCAATTTGTCGAGCAAACCAGCTTCAAATATCCATTGATTAATTCGCTCTTCGCTTAGCTTGTCGGGGTATTCGACTAACAATGTTTGCTTTAGATAATCAACAAATTGATCGGTGGTGATGCTCTGAAACGCAAATTCTTTGAAGTAATTCGTTAAGAACGCATCAAACTGATCTCGACCAACCCGCTGCTCGATCTCACGCAGAAATAACGCGCCTTTCTCATAAGGCACATTAGAGAACACGTCGTCTGGATCACGCCCGCGCAGATCAATTGCCAATATCGTGTCTGCGGCGTCGAGCCGATCTATATCGGCTTCTAAATCTTGAAAGCCTAAAACGGCTTCCATGTTGTAACGGTCAGTACCATACACAATCTCCATGATCCGATAGGTCAGATAGGTGGTAAAGCCTTCGTTCAACCAAAGGTCACGCCAAGTCGCATTGGTAACGGTATTCCCAGACCATGAATGCGCCAATTCGTGAGCGATCAAAGAAACAAGACTCTTATCACCGGCAATCACGGTAGGTGTAATAAAAGACAAACGTGGATTCTCCATACCACCAAACGGGAATGACGGTGGCAAAATCAACAAATCATAGCGATCCCAACCATATGGACCGTAACGCTGCTCGGTAGCTATCAACATAGACTCGGTATCTTCGAATTCGGCCGCTGCGGACTCAAGCAGGGCGGGCTCGGCATACACACCGGTCCGCTCGCCCATCGCCTTAAACTGCAGGTCACCGACCGCGATAGCAATCAAATAAGACGGCACGGGCTGCGGCATAGTAAATTCGTATACACCATCGCGCGCGGCATCAGGGTCGTTTGACGCACTCATCACCGCCAACAATTCCTTAGGAGTGCGAATCGTAGCTTGGTAAGTAACACGAACTTGCGGTGAGTCTTGCAATGGAATAAAGCTTCGCGCGTGAATCGCTTGCGCTTGTGAGAATAGAAACGGGTGCTGTCCACCTGCGGTCTGAGCTGGCGTCAGCCATTGCAAGCCAGATGCTTCTGGTGACGTCGTGTATGCAACCGTGACCGCTTGCGCGTCAGCCGGCAAAGTAATCGACAAGGGCGCGCCCAAAAATGAATCCGCAGAGCCAAGCGCATACTCAATATCTGCACCATTAACGGTAACCGAATGTATGGTCAAATCGCGAGTGTCGAGCACCAACGTATTTGCATCAGCTTGCTTGCGGTCAAATGCCAAGGTCGCTGAACCGCGCAAAACCTGCTGCGCAAAGTCGACATCCAAATCCAACGCAATATTGGTCACTATGATCTGCTGAGGATTAGACAACGAATGGTAGTCCTTACCAACCTCGATAGATTGATCGGCCGCGTTAGATTCGCTCGCAACTGTCGCTTCGCTTGATCCAGAGCTAGTACCGGATGTGTCGGACGGCGTACCGCGCTCACAGGCTGTTACAGCCAATAGCGCAATCACAAGAAACAAAGTTCGTAAGGTCATGATAGTCATAGTTTGGTTATTCGTGAAGGCGGTGATTATGCGCTCTTCTACGTCAATTTCAACTTTGACGATCAACCCTTTTACCCACCAGCAACTCGCGCTATTGGATTGTTGAGCGCACCACCGATGGATTACCACGCCCCAAAAAGAAAATGCCTGGGTAATTCGCGGTCTCAAAACCTAAACTAGGATTACTCCGGAGCAAAGAATTCTCAATACTCAGTGTGCCCTGTCGATTATTACTTACAAAGAATACCGCTCCACCACCTTCATTTGCATGATTATTTTCTATCGTAGTACCGCACAAAAATAAATCGAAATCATTACCATCATTGTAGATTGCCCCACCACTCCCACCGCCCGGAGTGCCTGAACGACTTGGATTTGCACCATTCCCAATCGCACGATTATGACTAAACCAAGAATTATATATAGAGAACGACACACCAATGCTGCTCAGCCCGCCGCCGTTTGAACATACATTGGCTGTTTCCGCTGAGCCGCCGAAAATACTATTAGCAACATAAACCGGCAAGCCTTGATATTGACTAAACACGCGCACAGCTGCGCCGCCCACATCGGGCCCAGCATCAGCACAAACATTGTTTTCAAAACGAGTATTCACTAGCTTGAAACGCCCTCCTCTGACCCAAATTGCACCACCGCCATCGTATTGTGTTTCGCTCTTAGAGTTACCGTTCTTAAACGTAATATTTTGCACTGTCAGCTGCGGATGGTCCTGATTCTGACAATGCGGAGTTGTCCATATTTGATCTGGGTCACAGGTATTCATATACAGAATGCGACGCTGCCCTTGCCCGTTCAATGTCACCTTTCCACCACCGTCGATGACAATGCGCGGCCCAGTATTATTAATAACCTTGGCGGTTTGTTGCATCTCTATTTCAACCGGCGCAGCACCGCAATTGAAGGTAATAACCCCGCCCTTAGCCACCGCCGCAACGACTGCTGCACTGGTGCAACTCGCTGGAGAACCGTTACCGATCACCGTATCAGGCTGCGCGATCGACTCAGCCTGAGCAGTCGCCGGCACCGCACAAAAACCTGCGGCTGGTTCGGGAATGTCTAACTCCATCGAAGCTCGATAACTCCCTGCAATCAAAGCTGGTACAGTCAGCAACAGATCGTCACTCGACTCCTGCGCAGAAACCACCTGAATCGCTACGATTGAGTAAAACAACCAAAACATCACAATACTTGCTTTGAATTGAAACATATTTCAAATACCTCGTTCACGACCAAACCCAATATCTTCAACATAAGCCCATCCCGACATTCAACACAAACACGAATAGACTCTACGGTTTGTCTCCGCAGCGAAGAAAGCACACGGTTAACACCAAGTCATCCGCCAACCAACCCTTTTGAATGCGCAAAAGCATTCGCTTGAAAACACGAAGAACATACAACAATATCATCGATGATATGTAAGTCGCATCCACTACTGGTTAATAAAAATGCACAATATATAGCAACGAAAGCGACTGGCCGGCCATTAGGTACATTCAGTCCGCGCTTTTCATTCAGATGTGTATCCAAGTCTCAGTCTAATAGGCTTAAGTATTTGCTCCACGTCTTTACACACAGCATCGTCATAGGTTACCGACGGATTCGCAGCCCTAGATATATCTATAGAATCCTGGAGATTCGCGCCAGAAACTTTGACGCCTAACCAGCTTGCGACGTTTGCCGCAACAGATGCGGGGGCCTCACATATATCTTCAAATCTTATTTCAAAAAGGTTTGACCCAAGATGGAGCTTGCTACTGTCAAACACTTGTTGCAGCTGATGCACTGTTGTGTAGGCCATGTGCTTAGCCGGCGAATCAGTCAGAATCTGAGATGCAGATAAGCCGTTCGCTTCGTACGCGAGTGGCAATGTTACTCTACCGATTTCATTGTCTAATCTAGCCGTCATATGAGTACGTCGCAAACATGTGGCCAATGGGTCTCGCACCATATGAATAAATTTTGCGTTAGGAAATGCCTGCACTAAGAGATCAGGTATTAACATCGCCTCAGGCAATTTAAACCCCCAAAACATACTGTTCCCAATTTGACTCAACAGGTTTCTAGCGGCGTAATGCAACCCCCGAACCGACTGCTTTTCAGGATCACAAGAACTGGGAAACCGGTTTATTTTAAAAATTGCTTTATAAATGGCTAAAACCATGGGGATTGAATCACCACTACCGTTTAATTCGCTACCCATATCGATATTTAAGTCTTGCGCCAGTTCTGACAAGAGCCTAGAACCGCTACCGCCTCTAGACAGAAATATTATCAATTGCTTGTCCGAACCCAGCACCTGCTCTAGGGTTTCGCAGGCCGGCGATAACCCCCATTTATCTAAATAATACTCGTGGGTAGATTCTAGTTCGGCGCGAAACGTAAAGGTCTGTCGATTCACTATCTTCGGTGAATCGCCCCTTGATTGAATTAAATTTCCGCATTCATCAGCGTATTTATGAATACAAGGCGCATTAATTACGTATGCATTTTGACCTAAAACATTCGCATTACGTATCAAATCTTCGCCGATTAAATGAATGCTAGGCAAGTTATCATCAAGACGAAGGGTATTGCTTTTTCGAAACACCAAAAGCTGCTCATCTAGCTTTACAACTTGAGCAAAATTTTGAGCCTGCAAATGATCCCTATAAGACTGAGGGTCTGAAACGTGACCGGTGGGCTTGATGTCCACATCCCATCCATACACTCCTAAGATACCCCAATTAGGGTCCACTGATTCCAGCTCACTTAAAGCTTGCTCAAACTTACCATCCCATCCAGGTGGAAGTAACACATCTTCATGCACAACCACGATAGTTTCATGAACTGCCCGATTAACGCCAGCATTAATAGCTTGCCCTAAATTATGATAACGAAGGTTTGCTACATTATCGACAGTAATAAATTGATGCCTAGGTTTGTTAACGGCATCAGACCTACAAATATTGTGATCATAATCTCCAGAAAACTGGACGGTCACAAAGCTAATAGGCCTTGACTCGTGACCAATATAACCTGTGAGGTCAGGGTACTCTCGACGTATCTCAACACTCATTTTTACGTATAACCATACTCGCTCATCAACTCTTTCGCTGTACATTTAATATCAGACAAAACCAATGGATCCAAATCAACCCAGGCATCTAACGAATTCGAATCTATTGGTCTACTTCGCTCGGTCCCTCCGGGCCCTTTGCCGGTTAAGATCGAGTGGTGTTGCAACATACTTTGACTAAAATTCAATGAGCAATGCTCGGCTAGCAATTGAGCCATTTCTTCTCTGCGCAAGACCAAATCCTCATATTTTAAAACCATAGTTGGAATACCTGCATTCAAAAAATCGCCAACTAAACTAGACTTAATCAACCAAACCAGCGCTCTCTTCACGTGCTCGCTAGTGTTCGAAGAACAAATCTTTGAATACGCCACAGCGAACCTTGAAACTAAATCAGGTTTAGCGGAAATCAGTTTGATTTGATTCTCAACCATTGGGATTTGCGAGAGCCTGGTCATTGAGCGAACGACTGAACGTGGATCCCTTACTAAGTAGATTGCAGCAACAGGGATATCCAAAGTTGAAAGTCGCTCAAACTCATAAGTTAGATTTGGAACCTTTAGAACTAAGTGCGTAATTTCCGTAGTAGCGCTTCCGCAATCAGCATTTTCACGCAAATGACCTACAATCCCTCGTTTTTGAACATATTTATCGTGTGCTCTAAGCAATACAGAGTAAAGCGTATCGACATTTACCTCCCCATCACCCGAGACCTCCTTAAACCACTCATAAACACCATCAGTCTCATCCAGCAAAAATGCCTTCGGATGAGACCCGACAATTTGTCCAGTTAGCGTCGTGCCGCTGCGCTGACATCCCACGACAACCACAATTTTTTTGATAGCATCTAACATATCATCACTCAAAAAAAACCCGTGGAATACACCACGGGCTTGATAAAAAACTTATTGGGTTGCGCCGAAACGGCTGAAGCTAACAGCCCAATCTAAGCAGCAATGTCTACTGTTGAACCAATTTTTCTTCCAGTTCAACGAGCCGCTCATTTAACTGCTCAATATAAACGTGAGCTTTTTCCAACTCGTTTAACATACGCAACATTTTAACCGTCATATTGATTGGTTCATCGGCTCCGGTCGGGCCCACAGATGGGAGATATTTATTCTCCCACATCGATTTCGCATGCTCCTCAATCGAAGGAATTTCATACACATTTTTGTCAAAGACTCTATCGCACGGGTCAGCAACCGTACAGTTCCCACCTCCACCAACTGATATTAGCCCACCAGCGATTGTTAGGTCTCCTGTGGGGCTCAATGTAAACAGATTGCCACCTGGTCCACCGTCCTCTCGCATTATCAGATTCAGACCTGCTGAAATTTCCCATGATTTAGAAACATTAGTATTTTCAAAAACCAGCTCTGGATTACCATTATTCTGCAGGCGAAGCATATTTTGTCCACCAGAGCCACTCGTATCAGAGATATGCAACGCAGTATTAGGAGTAGAAGTCCCCATACCGACATCACCATTAGCCGCGACAAATAGAGAACCGGAATCGGCTCCAGGCTTAATTTGCAAAGGCAGCCGACTGCCATTAGTTACATCTCGAATAAAAAAGTTAGCTTCATTCCCAGCCATATCCCATGTTTGAGGGGTAAAGCCATCTGAACCATCTTGCTCAAAGCGAACTGTAGGGGTATTGCCTTCTACTATATGTAAATCGACAACGGGATTTAGCGTTTTAATACCAATATCGCCATCGCTCTCTACAACTAAGGAATTGGCAGGAGCTCCGGCTTCGACACGAAACGGTGAACGACCGGCGGTCGAGTCTTGAATTGAGAAATGACTAGTACCACCATTGCTAGTATCATTTGCCACCAAGCGCCAATCATTCGATGGGAAGCTCGCAGAGTTACTGGTATCGTCGAAGTGAATCCGTAAATTATTTTCCTTTAGGCGTTGAGTATCAAAACCAAAATTCTCACCATTTGCGCAGTCACTTCCCACGCACTGGCTAAATTGAATAATGACATCATCTGCATGAACGACATCTGCTTGCGCTGAATGTGTGAACGCTACACCACTTAATATAGCTAGCGTGCTTTTTGCTATGAACTTCATTCCAATCCCCTGAGTTTATTACTCACTTAAAAATTACAGTCAACACTATGACTGTGACCCGCTTGCTTTCAACCACCCTGCTCCACAGAAAGCCAGCTCTTCATTACAATTAAGTAACAGTATAACTTAATCGTCGTTACCTATCAGCTCTTTTGAACCGTCTACATAATTTGGCCTAGCGACGCCGTTAATTACCGAGAATGAGCCTGATTGACGGTTCTGATCGCCTTGCTCCTCGGTTGGCAAACTGCCTTCATTACGGAGACGTTGCAGTAGTTCCAGCTCCGCTGCCGAGTCGCCCGACGATCTAACAGCCTGCATCTCGACTCTAACCGATTCGTCTACTTGCGGCGATATAACTGATTCCCATGTATAAACGCCATCCGGTAGGCTTGAATCCATAGACAAACTCTCACCTGGCCCAAAAGACTGCTGTATACGCTGCCCGTCTGGTCCGACAATCGTTATGTCCGCTCGACTATAATCTATATTTTCGGGCGCGCTCCACTCCACATAATTTTCAGTGAGGGGTTGTAACGCAACTCGGTCGATTGGCGCTTCATAATTTGCATAAATTTCATCAGCAAGCTCATCGGTTAGCTCATCAGATTCTCCCTCCACATCATCAACTGCAGAACTTGAATCTCCCCCTACAGCATTGTGTCGATGTGAAGCATCTTCAATAGCTGGTAGAGAATCATCTTCAGATGTCTGCACAGAGATAACTTCAGCGACACTATCTTGAGCTTCAGCGGTCTTTTGAGTTACGTGAGGCGGTGGTTCGTTCGAACAACCAATTAAAGCGAGAAACATTAAACCAGAAGCAACTAGTTTGATGTCTACACTAGGCCTTAGGCTGTCACAGAGAATTTTCAATCTTCCCACGCCAGCCTCTTGTTGATGCAACATTTTCCAAGCCATCATGTTAATAAAACCTGTTAGTAAGCAATTGATAATACGCCTTGATAAGTCGTGTGTCGTGCGACTAAAGTCGCATTCCTAACACCGACCCGACTAAGGCTTGATTGTTTGGCCCGCTGCATTATTCGCTTTAGGCAATCGATGATACTTGTCTATTGCCGGCTCATCGAGCACCACCTCAGTGCCATCACTCCACGTGATAGTGAGCTTTGCTACTGCCGCATTCAAACCAAGACCAAAATGTAATTTGGCTGAATGTTGCGACGAAAATGAGTCACCAGTAACCACTCGAGTCATTTGATTTCCAGACTCAGCTATAACTCGCACGGTAGCGCCAATAGTCGACCTCTCATCATCGTCTTCAAGCTGAACACCGATCCAATGACCGGCCTCATTGAGGCCATTACGATAGATATGTAAGCGGTAGCGCGTGTCATTAGTGCCGCTAGCTATATGCTCTACCACCAACAGGTCAACTCGGCCATCGTTATCAATATCCTCTGTCACAACCGCTCTCGCGTCATACTCAAATGCCACGCCCATCAAATACGCAATATTGATGAACTCGTCATTATGCTTTAGGTATAGCACCTTATGCTCATAGCCATTCCAAGAGATTTTTGCTTCTCTCAGATCTGTCGATTCAACTTGAAACAACATATCCCGAGCGATGTCTTCTTGACCACCTTCATAGATATCGTGACGCCAAAATGTAGTGCAATAATCCTGTGTACTCTCACCACTAAAATGGCCATTCGCAACAAAAATATCTTTGTCACCGTCATTATCGAAGTCAAAGGTACTCGTGCCCCAAGACCATCCAGTGCGAGCCACTTCATCATTATTCGGCGCTTTGACAAATCCCTCATCACGTTTTAAAAACATTCTATTGCCATAGCCCATAGCCATCCGCATATCAGTGTGTTCCTTAAAATCGTCACGACCTAACCCCATGCCCTCCAAACGTCGAGCAGTTGTTGAGCTCATTCCAATCACATAGAAATCAAGTTTGCCATCGCCATCAAAGTCATCGAAGGTATGCCCCATTCCAAAGAAGTGCCGATCCAAACCAAAGTCATCTGTGACATCGGTAAAATGACCTTTACCGTCATTTAGGTAGACATCAAAACCGGCATAGTCACTAACAACGATCAGATCCATGTCTTGGTCATCGTCCAAGTCAACTAATGAGCTGCTATACGATCTTCGATTACGCTTAGCGCCAAGCCCGACCTCGTCGGTAACATCAGTAAATTTATTATCGCCGTCATTACGCAACATCACAGCAGGATAGCCGTCATTCGCGTCATAATACGGATTTGGCATTTGGCCCTGGCGATACGCATACTTGTAGTTAGCAATATGCAAATCCAAATCACCATCACCATCAATATCGCCAGCGGTAAAAGTTTTCGGTAAGCTCATATGATGGTCCGATATCTTTAAAGGATTCCCTTTAAAACGACCATCAGGACCGCCAACAAACATCATGGGATACCCACGTTCATCAACACCAACAAAATCAACCTGACCATCGCCGTTGAAATCAGCTAGCACTGCACCGTCATAAAGGTTGCGGTACTTATCGAACAATTCCTCGGCAACTAATTCGCCGCCACCATTGTTCTTAAGCAAGATATTTTGCCCGCCCAACACGATTTCAGAGTTCCCATCTTTATCGAGGTCATACACCAGAAGAGGATGAATCAGAGGTCGCTCCTCAGTGCCCGTTACCGTAAACACTTCGGTAAATGGAGCGGCTTTCTCGCGCTCAAGAATGCTCATATTTAGCACCTTGATTTTGTCAGCAACCAACTCGACATCACCCGCTAACGCTACGCTCCAATCAATCTCCAGCATGCCCTTAAAAGCCAGTCGATGGGCAGGGTTGGGCCGATTAATATGTAGCGTGAAACTTACTTCTGAGACCGCCCCCATATTAGCTGCTGGCGGTGTGAATTTGGCATGATGCCACTCAGACTGCTCTAACACATAACCCTCAGCGGCCATGCTAGCAATAAATGCCTTGAACTTGGCGTTGGTCCAAAGTTCACCATCACCGGAAAATTTATAGCGAGCAATTTGTAACGCTAACGGCTCACTACTGCTGTGTTTCGCGAGCTGTAAACTATTGAATGGAAAACTAGCCAACACCGAAAATTTATCATCGGATTTAAGTAGGTCGTCCCAAAGCTTGACGATTCGCTGTTCGTACATTTGAGCAATTTCTTCGGGGCCCCAAACAAGCCGATCAAGTTTGCGACGAGTATTGACCAAGTTTAAGGCTTTGTCTCGATTTTCCCGCACCTCAGTATCGCTTGGCCCAACCACCTGAGCCTGCAGCAAGCCAGCAAAAAGACTGGTAAAAACCAGCACAAGCAAACTTTTAAACTTCATGAATTTTTACCTATCGAATCGTAATTGCGGTCATTAAACGTTAAGCCATTAGCAAAATCAATACACCATTCAGACTAGTCGTAAAGCTGGACTTCTAATAAGACTAACGAGCCAGCACTAGCTACTCAGTTCAAGGGCACAGCAATAAGTGTTAGCATCATATCGCCAGCATCAACTTCACCACACATCGCCATGCAGATTGTCTACATCAGCAACCGACCTAAGACACTGAACCAAACATTGAAAAAAGTATGTGCCAACATGCCTTACATTGACTCGGCACTGGTTTGCATGCCTGAAGCATTGTTGAAATCCGTTGTTGCACCAGCCGAACTAAAGATCACCCTTACCCCTGAAGAATCTTTGTTGAATAAGTTGGAGCGGTCTCAACTGAGCTCACTTGACCACCAACGCCGCAACTATTTATTGCGCAAATCGCTTATAGCATCGGAGTTGGTTCAACATAGATTTATCATGTCAGATGATGACGCTCGCCCACTTAGATTGGTAAAACTAGACTATTTTTTAAGTGCTAATCGCTACCAGCGATATTACTTCCACGACTTAATGACCTGGCCCAATAGTCGAACAGAATTTGACACCGGACAGTTAATGACAGGAGCGCTTTTAAGTAGC
The sequence above is a segment of the Arenicella xantha genome. Coding sequences within it:
- a CDS encoding CRTAC1 family protein, whose product is MKFKSLLVLVFTSLFAGLLQAQVVGPSDTEVRENRDKALNLVNTRRKLDRLVWGPEEIAQMYEQRIVKLWDDLLKSDDKFSVLASFPFNSLQLAKHSSSEPLALQIARYKFSGDGELWTNAKFKAFIASMAAEGYVLEQSEWHHAKFTPPAANMGAVSEVSFTLHINRPNPAHRLAFKGMLEIDWSVALAGDVELVADKIKVLNMSILEREKAAPFTEVFTVTGTEERPLIHPLLVYDLDKDGNSEIVLGGQNILLKNNGGGELVAEELFDKYRNLYDGAVLADFNGDGQVDFVGVDERGYPMMFVGGPDGRFKGNPLKISDHHMSLPKTFTAGDIDGDGDLDLHIANYKYAYRQGQMPNPYYDANDGYPAVMLRNDGDNKFTDVTDEVGLGAKRNRRSYSSSLVDLDDDQDMDLIVVSDYAGFDVYLNDGKGHFTDVTDDFGLDRHFFGMGHTFDDFDGDGKLDFYVIGMSSTTARRLEGMGLGRDDFKEHTDMRMAMGYGNRMFLKRDEGFVKAPNNDEVARTGWSWGTSTFDFDNDGDKDIFVANGHFSGESTQDYCTTFWRHDIYEGGQEDIARDMLFQVESTDLREAKISWNGYEHKVLYLKHNDEFINIAYLMGVAFEYDARAVVTEDIDNDGRVDLLVVEHIASGTNDTRYRLHIYRNGLNEAGHWIGVQLEDDDERSTIGATVRVIAESGNQMTRVVTGDSFSSQHSAKLHFGLGLNAAVAKLTITWSDGTEVVLDEPAIDKYHRLPKANNAAGQTIKP